Proteins found in one Oncorhynchus mykiss isolate Arlee chromosome 3, USDA_OmykA_1.1, whole genome shotgun sequence genomic segment:
- the zgc:152951 gene encoding uncharacterized protein zgc:152951 isoform X2, with protein sequence MGESEGRVLGRVTVYSVLGCPHCVQAKTSLGRLGLPVCDVDMGKHPELRDSVKELTGRSTVPQIFFNSVHIGGNDDLQELLPEELERLVRLVREEPVLSEALPLPLAEENQSDGPDTAEEADGEFKCERHALADVVEDLKQSDVIGFQWRGLSMCRNSFTGAQLVGWLQKERGMEMTKACETGQMLLDRKYMVGVAGAGKGEGFGVSDRLYRLMERNPHSALNAGQTAACSPLQAAELSAILRNMILKLFSEYLSSDGKCVDYKAMSLSPVFERYCELAVQLQRVELLSLTREEKLAFFINIYNALVIHGNVRMGAPTNTWQRYKFFNYVSYLIGGEVFTLQDIENGVLRGNRKGVAQLLKPFSKTDPRLQVALPDAEPLIHFALNCGAMGCPPIKTYTPQDIDSQLRTAAESFLENDDGCVVDSEKGEVRLSQIFKWYKADFGGTDEKLLNWILEHMGDSPKRSSLQSVLSSGKIKVSYLPYDWSTNSSH encoded by the exons ATGGGGGAATCTGAGGGCAGGGTGCTGGGCAGGGTGACGGTGTACTCTGTGCTGGGCTGTCCCCACTGTGTGCAGGCTAAGACAAGCCTTGGCCGTCTGGGTCTGCCTGTGTGTGATGTAGACATGGGAAAGCACCCAGAGCTCCGGGACAGTGTGAAGGAGCTGACCGGACGGAGCACAGTTCCTCAGATCTTCTTCAACAGTGTCCACATCGGGGGGAATGATGACCTGCAGGAACTG CTTCCAGAGGAGTTGGAGCGTCTAGTGCGTTTGGTGAGGGAGGAGCCTGTCTTGTCAGAagccctgcccctgcccctggcCGAGGAGAACCAATCAGATGGCCCAGACACAGCTGAGGAGGCTGATGGAG AGTTTAAGTGTGAGAGGCATGCGTTAGCGGACGTGGTAGAGGATCTCAAGCAGAGCGATGTGATTGGATTTCagtggaggggactgagcatgtgCAGAAACAGCTTCACAGGAGCAcagctggttggctggctgcagAAAGAGAGGGGCATGG AGATGACTAAGGCATGTGAGACTGGGCAGATGTTACTGGACAGGAAGTACATGGTGGGCGTGGCTGGGgcagggaagggggaggggtttGGAGTGAGTGACAGGCTGTACAGGCTGATGGAACGCAACCCTCACTCGGCCCTGAACGCAGGACAGACTGCTGCATGCTCTCCTTTACAGG ctgctGAGTTGTCTGCCATTCTAAGGAATATGATCCTGAAGTTGTTCTCTGAGTACCTCTCTTCTGATGGAAAG TGTGTGGACTACAAGGCCATGTCCCTGAGCCCAGTGTTTGAGCGCTACTGTGAGCTGGCTGTTCAGCTACAAAGAGTGGAGCTGCTGTCGCTGACCAGAGAGGAGAAACTAGCCTTCTTCATCAACATCTACAACGCTCTGGTCATTCACGGAAACGTCCGGATGGGAGCCCCAACCAACACGTGGCAGAGATACAAG TTCTTTAACTACGTGAGCTACCTGATTGGAGGAGAGGTGTTCACTCTGCAGGACATAGAGAACGGAGTTCTGAGAGGGAACAGAAAGGGCGTCGCACAGCTTCTCAAGCCCTTCTCTAAGACTGACCCTCGTCTACAG GTGGCTCTCCCAGACGCTGAGCCTCTCATCCATTTTGCGCTGAACTGTGGAGCTATGGGCTGTCCACCCATCAAAACATACACTCCACAG GACATCGATAGTCAGCTGCGCACGGCGGCCGAGTCCTTCCTGGAGAAcgatgatggctgtgtggtggaTTCTGAGAAGGGCGAGGTCCGTCTCAGCCAAATATTTAAGTGGTACAAGGCAGACTTCGGAGGCACAGATGAGAAG CTGTTGAACTGGATCCTGGAGCACATGGGGGACTCTCCCAAGAGGTCCAGCCTGCAGAGTGTCCTCTCCTCTGGGAAAATCAAAGTCAGCTACCTGCCCTACGACTGGAGCACCAACAGCTCTCACTGA
- the zgc:152951 gene encoding uncharacterized protein zgc:152951 isoform X3 → MAWGMVSDARKMGESEGRVLGRVTVYSVLGCPHCVQAKTSLGRLGLPVCDVDMGKHPELRDSVKELTGRSTVPQIFFNSVHIGGNDDLQELLPEELERLVRLVREEPVLSEALPLPLAEENQSDGPDTAEEADGAAELSAILRNMILKLFSEYLSSDGKCVDYKAMSLSPVFERYCELAVQLQRVELLSLTREEKLAFFINIYNALVIHGNVRMGAPTNTWQRYKFFNYVSYLIGGEVFTLQDIENGVLRGNRKGVAQLLKPFSKTDPRLQVALPDAEPLIHFALNCGAMGCPPIKTYTPQDIDSQLRTAAESFLENDDGCVVDSEKGEVRLSQIFKWYKADFGGTDEKLLNWILEHMGDSPKRSSLQSVLSSGKIKVSYLPYDWSTNSSH, encoded by the exons ATGGCTTGGGGTATGGTTTCGGATGCAAGAAAG ATGGGGGAATCTGAGGGCAGGGTGCTGGGCAGGGTGACGGTGTACTCTGTGCTGGGCTGTCCCCACTGTGTGCAGGCTAAGACAAGCCTTGGCCGTCTGGGTCTGCCTGTGTGTGATGTAGACATGGGAAAGCACCCAGAGCTCCGGGACAGTGTGAAGGAGCTGACCGGACGGAGCACAGTTCCTCAGATCTTCTTCAACAGTGTCCACATCGGGGGGAATGATGACCTGCAGGAACTG CTTCCAGAGGAGTTGGAGCGTCTAGTGCGTTTGGTGAGGGAGGAGCCTGTCTTGTCAGAagccctgcccctgcccctggcCGAGGAGAACCAATCAGATGGCCCAGACACAGCTGAGGAGGCTGATGGAG ctgctGAGTTGTCTGCCATTCTAAGGAATATGATCCTGAAGTTGTTCTCTGAGTACCTCTCTTCTGATGGAAAG TGTGTGGACTACAAGGCCATGTCCCTGAGCCCAGTGTTTGAGCGCTACTGTGAGCTGGCTGTTCAGCTACAAAGAGTGGAGCTGCTGTCGCTGACCAGAGAGGAGAAACTAGCCTTCTTCATCAACATCTACAACGCTCTGGTCATTCACGGAAACGTCCGGATGGGAGCCCCAACCAACACGTGGCAGAGATACAAG TTCTTTAACTACGTGAGCTACCTGATTGGAGGAGAGGTGTTCACTCTGCAGGACATAGAGAACGGAGTTCTGAGAGGGAACAGAAAGGGCGTCGCACAGCTTCTCAAGCCCTTCTCTAAGACTGACCCTCGTCTACAG GTGGCTCTCCCAGACGCTGAGCCTCTCATCCATTTTGCGCTGAACTGTGGAGCTATGGGCTGTCCACCCATCAAAACATACACTCCACAG GACATCGATAGTCAGCTGCGCACGGCGGCCGAGTCCTTCCTGGAGAAcgatgatggctgtgtggtggaTTCTGAGAAGGGCGAGGTCCGTCTCAGCCAAATATTTAAGTGGTACAAGGCAGACTTCGGAGGCACAGATGAGAAG CTGTTGAACTGGATCCTGGAGCACATGGGGGACTCTCCCAAGAGGTCCAGCCTGCAGAGTGTCCTCTCCTCTGGGAAAATCAAAGTCAGCTACCTGCCCTACGACTGGAGCACCAACAGCTCTCACTGA
- the LOC110520388 gene encoding uncharacterized protein C3orf38 homolog — translation MPVLSDTERKGCKNMLGIMSRGDILSLSDTVTNKMIAVENITEAVEAILSYTKDTEELLKRKKVHRDVIFKYLAKEGVVMPPNSEKHQLVKRTLEFWSTGKALDYQTPAVETSLSLRPAESVSVSSEAGYSPGFDHLALARQFCQWFFQLLNSQNPSLRQPPKDWGPQHFWEDVRLRLFSSAVGQQMEEFHGSELTSLRLLALARDERLLLSPNLDPPGLKVLSSPHGLVLVAVAGTIHRDDVCLGVYEQVFGLIRSPLEQNSWKIKFVNLKIKGQDALGGAEELASPALTCSSSELQLLCR, via the exons ATGCCTGTATTGTCCGATACGGAGCGTAAGGGCTGTAAAAATATGTTGGGTATCATGTCAAGGGGCGACATACTTTCGCTTAGCGATACAGTCACCAACAAAATGATTGCAGTGGAAAACATTACAG AAGCAGTTGAGGCCATTCTTTCATACACCAAGGATACGGAGGAGCTGCTAAAACGAAAAAAGGTCCACCGTGACGTTATATTCAAGTACCTGGCAAAGGAGGGGGTGGTGATGCCCCCCAACAGTGAGAAACACCAGCTAGTGAAGCGGACTCTAGAGTTTTGGTCTACTGGGAAG GCATTGGACTATCAAACCCCAGCAGTTGAGACCAGCCTAAGTCTGAGACCAGCTGAGAGTGTCTCTGTTTCCTCTGAGGCAGGGTACAGTCCTGGTTTTGACCACCTGGCCTTGGCCAGACAGTTCTGTCAGTGGTTCTTCCAGCTTCTCAACAGTCAGAACCCCTCCCTGCGCCAGCCTCCTAAGGACTGGGGACCACAACACTTCTGGGAGGACGTCCGTCTGCGCCTCTTCTCCAG tgCTGTTGGCCAACAAATGGAAGAATTCCATGGCTCTGAGCTGACTAGCCTGCGTCTCCTGGCCCTGGCGAGGGACGAGAGGCTCCTGTTGAGCCCCAACCTTGACCCTCCTGGCCTGAAGGTCCTGTCCTCCCCCCACGGCCTGGTGTTGGTGGCTGTGGCAGGGACCATTCACAGAGATGATGTCTGCCTAGGAGTATATGAACAGGTGTTTGGCCTCATCCGCTCACCGCTGGAACAGAACAGCTGGAAGATCAAGTTTGTCAACCTGAAGATCAAGGGGCAGGACGCCCTGGGAGGAGCAGAGGAGCTGGCCTCTCCTGCACTGACCTGCAGCTCCTCTGAACTACAGCTGCTCTGCAGATGA
- the zgc:152951 gene encoding uncharacterized protein zgc:152951 isoform X1 — protein sequence MAWGMVSDARKMGESEGRVLGRVTVYSVLGCPHCVQAKTSLGRLGLPVCDVDMGKHPELRDSVKELTGRSTVPQIFFNSVHIGGNDDLQELLPEELERLVRLVREEPVLSEALPLPLAEENQSDGPDTAEEADGEFKCERHALADVVEDLKQSDVIGFQWRGLSMCRNSFTGAQLVGWLQKERGMEMTKACETGQMLLDRKYMVGVAGAGKGEGFGVSDRLYRLMERNPHSALNAGQTAACSPLQAAELSAILRNMILKLFSEYLSSDGKCVDYKAMSLSPVFERYCELAVQLQRVELLSLTREEKLAFFINIYNALVIHGNVRMGAPTNTWQRYKFFNYVSYLIGGEVFTLQDIENGVLRGNRKGVAQLLKPFSKTDPRLQVALPDAEPLIHFALNCGAMGCPPIKTYTPQDIDSQLRTAAESFLENDDGCVVDSEKGEVRLSQIFKWYKADFGGTDEKLLNWILEHMGDSPKRSSLQSVLSSGKIKVSYLPYDWSTNSSH from the exons ATGGCTTGGGGTATGGTTTCGGATGCAAGAAAG ATGGGGGAATCTGAGGGCAGGGTGCTGGGCAGGGTGACGGTGTACTCTGTGCTGGGCTGTCCCCACTGTGTGCAGGCTAAGACAAGCCTTGGCCGTCTGGGTCTGCCTGTGTGTGATGTAGACATGGGAAAGCACCCAGAGCTCCGGGACAGTGTGAAGGAGCTGACCGGACGGAGCACAGTTCCTCAGATCTTCTTCAACAGTGTCCACATCGGGGGGAATGATGACCTGCAGGAACTG CTTCCAGAGGAGTTGGAGCGTCTAGTGCGTTTGGTGAGGGAGGAGCCTGTCTTGTCAGAagccctgcccctgcccctggcCGAGGAGAACCAATCAGATGGCCCAGACACAGCTGAGGAGGCTGATGGAG AGTTTAAGTGTGAGAGGCATGCGTTAGCGGACGTGGTAGAGGATCTCAAGCAGAGCGATGTGATTGGATTTCagtggaggggactgagcatgtgCAGAAACAGCTTCACAGGAGCAcagctggttggctggctgcagAAAGAGAGGGGCATGG AGATGACTAAGGCATGTGAGACTGGGCAGATGTTACTGGACAGGAAGTACATGGTGGGCGTGGCTGGGgcagggaagggggaggggtttGGAGTGAGTGACAGGCTGTACAGGCTGATGGAACGCAACCCTCACTCGGCCCTGAACGCAGGACAGACTGCTGCATGCTCTCCTTTACAGG ctgctGAGTTGTCTGCCATTCTAAGGAATATGATCCTGAAGTTGTTCTCTGAGTACCTCTCTTCTGATGGAAAG TGTGTGGACTACAAGGCCATGTCCCTGAGCCCAGTGTTTGAGCGCTACTGTGAGCTGGCTGTTCAGCTACAAAGAGTGGAGCTGCTGTCGCTGACCAGAGAGGAGAAACTAGCCTTCTTCATCAACATCTACAACGCTCTGGTCATTCACGGAAACGTCCGGATGGGAGCCCCAACCAACACGTGGCAGAGATACAAG TTCTTTAACTACGTGAGCTACCTGATTGGAGGAGAGGTGTTCACTCTGCAGGACATAGAGAACGGAGTTCTGAGAGGGAACAGAAAGGGCGTCGCACAGCTTCTCAAGCCCTTCTCTAAGACTGACCCTCGTCTACAG GTGGCTCTCCCAGACGCTGAGCCTCTCATCCATTTTGCGCTGAACTGTGGAGCTATGGGCTGTCCACCCATCAAAACATACACTCCACAG GACATCGATAGTCAGCTGCGCACGGCGGCCGAGTCCTTCCTGGAGAAcgatgatggctgtgtggtggaTTCTGAGAAGGGCGAGGTCCGTCTCAGCCAAATATTTAAGTGGTACAAGGCAGACTTCGGAGGCACAGATGAGAAG CTGTTGAACTGGATCCTGGAGCACATGGGGGACTCTCCCAAGAGGTCCAGCCTGCAGAGTGTCCTCTCCTCTGGGAAAATCAAAGTCAGCTACCTGCCCTACGACTGGAGCACCAACAGCTCTCACTGA